GACCCCAATAGTCGCTCTCGTCGTAAATACGGAGACAAAATTGACTACAACAACATACCTAAGAAGTATTTATGTCAAAGTACCGTTGATGATGATATCCAAACTGACGTTTATCAAGTTACATTACTTCACAAAGAATTTGCCCAATCTCTAAATGTAGTTATTCTCGTCAAAACCAATCTTAAAACTCATGCTCGTAGTCATGTAATTCTATTTTCTAGTGATCTAAAATTGTCATCTGAAAAAATAATTGACTACTACAAGCTACGCTTTCAGATCGAATTCAATTTTCGAGATGCCAAGCAATTTTGGGGATTGGAAGATTTTATGAACTTAAGTCAAACTGCTGTAACTAATGCTGCTAATCTAGCATTCTTTATGGTCAACTTATCCCATCATCTTCTCGCGGATTTTCGTCTCCTTAATCCCGACTCCGGCATCCTTGACCTTAAGGCTCACTATCGTGGTTTTCGATATGTCCGTGAAATTTTAAAAATGCTTCCCGAAATACCTGAGCCTATTTTATTAACTCAGATTTTTGCCAAACTTACTTCTTTGGGACGTATTCATAACGTTTCTACAGGCGTTGAACCCTCGTAAATTGGCTAAGGTATTGACTGTTAAACCACATAAATTCGGGTGATTCACTGGATGTATGTGATCGACATGATGAGGAATACCTGTTTGCTGACTTAAAAGATCACGCTGTTCGTAGAACCAGTTAATTTGCTGGATGACATTTGGTACTTTTTCTTGCCAAACATGGTTATTTCTCATGTCGCCATATTTTCTATTGTTATCAAATATAGCTCTGATGATTTCCAGATTATTTGACCAAAGATTGGAACGACGTACTTGAATGTACAAGTGTAAACCGTCAAATAATTGAATCCCAAGTTTTCTAGCTTGAAACTCACTTAAACGCCATCTACCGATTTTGTAACCGAATACTTGTTGATTGCCTTCTTTCAAGTGACGAATGTAGCTAAAACTTTTGACCTTGCCTTTCAGCTCAAAAGGTGCTGTTCCAGATGGCTGTTTGTGTCTGTTGTCTACTAAAGAAAAACAATTGTGAGTTCTTTGTGGTAATGATGACTGTACGATTCTCTGGTTCCTGTGAGCATTGTTTAAGCTTTTGGTAGGTGCTGCATTATCCATATAAACCAGTATTAGATTTGTTTAAGCTTTTACCTAATGGCGCTCGTGTCGGTGTACTCTAATTGTTCTAGAAAAATCTGAATAGAGTGAGCAATTTTGAATGATCTGTGTTGTTGCAGTAGAGCCAAAATAAGCGCCAATGACATCTTTTCCCTGATACTAATAATTGCAGATAGAGATTGCATTTGTCAACTAAAAATTGCATAATATGGCAAGCGACGAAAAAACACAAGAGGTTGTAATGTTACCGCTAAGTGAGGTGGGGTCTATTAAATGGACACAACACAGGGGTCAGAAGATGCGTTTGCTTCGCGGTAATTTGACTCTTGTTGCTTTGGCTAAAAAGCTTGCCGAACATGAGATTGAAATTTCACGACAGTATTTAAACCGCATGGAGACAGACCCAGAAGTTAAAGGCGCTTCTCCTGAACTTGTGATGGGCTTATGTAAAGTCTTGAACTGTAGCTTGGCTGAGTTACTGTGTTTGAAAGAAACCAAAATAGTGCAATTAGGGGTTGACAATGGCAACTTTTAGTTGCACAATATTCAGCAAGGGCAAAGGAACAGCAAACAGCCAGCACCCGAAACGCGAAAGAGTTGCAATCCAGAATTGCAGAACCATGACAAGAAGACTGGAAGTACCGATTGAGGGGTAGCCGAGGCACTGGCTCAACAGTGAAGGTGAGAGGTATAGGTTGGGAAAACGGATCGGGTTAATAAAAAATTGCCACAGCAGTACGATAGTTGCTTGAAGCTCATTTGCCGACTGTCGCCAGATTAAAAGATATGCTGCTGTTGCAAGCTCCGGTCACTGACACGGGGCAAGAAGAGAAGTTGCTACGCCAAAACTAGATGAGTGGGGTTGTGGCTCCCCCACAACGTAAGTCCGAAACATAGGCGACCACAATTTGTGATCGCCATTTCAATTACTGCTATTGCTTGTATTGACCGAATAAGAAACGGCTACGCCGAAGCTGAGTGAAAGCGTTGTGGCTCCTCCACAACGTAGTTAGCAAAAAAAAGCGATCGCATCATCTGGTAAACCTTGCGATCGCCCTTTATCAAAAAGAGACTTATATTATGACCTGTCAAACAATAAACAAGCAACAAAGTCCCTTAACCGACCGCGATCGCCAAATCATTGCAAACATCATCCAACGCCACCCTGAAGAAATCCGCACCTTCTGGATTGACTGCGGAATCACGGTCTGGGTGCAACTCCAAGACGGCGGACGACTACCCTTCGAGCGCAACTGGTTCGCGCAAAGAGTAGCCCAAGAAAAGACTTTTCTAGAAGCTCAAGAGAGCCTCCACAGGCACAACCAAAGGCTAGAGGACGAGTTGAATCAAGCCTGCGCCGAGTACGAGTTACAGCATGGCGAGATTGACTATTTGATGTTCTCCACAAAAGTCTATCGAGGTCGGGATTTGGTTGGCTTTGTTGGATTCAACAGATTTGGGAAAATGTGGACATACAGCCGCAGAGTGATGGAGCCTGACCGATATGCCCGTACTGCTTCTGATGCGCTCTCCAAGTTAGGAGTTAGGCAGTTAACGACGGTGTAGATGGAAATGCGATCGCTTGGGTTCCGTAACAAGCGATCGCACTAACAAGAAGCATTAAGCTAACACTCTAATAACCCTTTGTTAACAGCTTACTACATTTATGAGTTAAGAATACACAACAGTTAAAAAGTCAATCACTGGTAATTGAGAATTTTGGTATGTCCGACGCTACAGGAAACGAAATCATGGCACAGATAGCCTCTGGCTGCGAAAGCCTGGGGCTAGAACTACTAGAAGACGGAATTTACCACCGGGACACAAAGCTGGTCGAGTTCGTCCACGGTAATGGTCAATGCTACTACGTGCAGACGCTGCCAGAGCAAATCTCGTGTGAATCGGTTGATCTGCTGGATGTGCCGATTGGTCAGCTAAGTCTAGAGCAAAGGAATATGTTGTTCGGGACTGGTGAGGAATTAGCGGCGTGAGTTTGGGAGAGGGGACGCATTGTCATAAAAATGTGCGGCTGCTTGAGTTCCATAACAAGCAATCGCACCAGTGACAAATCTCGATAAGCATCTTAATATCAGCTTAGAAGCATATTATCATGGCTTTCTCTGTGCAAAGAATATGCAACAAGCACACGCAGGTTATTACACCAATGAGCAAATAAAGAGCGATCGCCCCCATAGAAACAAGCGATCGCTCCTAAGTATATCCAGAACTGTATATTACACAGCTTCACTCTACAACAAACAAAACTTTCCCAAAACCTAACTTTGAAATAATTCATTCGGGAGAGTCGAAAAAAGCGTATTGCTTCCAACAGGGGCAGTTGCAGATATGCCTTTATGAATTATCACAATGTTAGATAAACATGAGGTGATCACCGAGTAGCAACAGGTAATCGAAGAACTAGATAGGTATAATACTTCCCGGTTAACAGTAAAGCTATGACGACAAAACCGCACGATAGATTTGCCAAGCAGTTTCTACAAGAATTACTTTCGCCGTTAGGGGAAGTATCGGTTGGTAATGAAGTAACAGATGAAGCAAGATTTGTCGATGTGTTATTTTCCCCAACACCAACATCTGTTACCAAGCCCAAACATTAGGCTTGTTGGGTAAAGTAGCCACACAGAACACTGCATTGCTAGAACCGTATCGCAATCAGCCAAGCAGGCCACAGATACGTAACTGTATAGCAAAAGTATTTATAGTGATAGCTGATGCGGAGCGTGAAGCCCAACGAGAGAAGAGAAGGATACGTGAGCAAGATTTACCACACCTTTGGATTCTTGCTCCAAGCGTTTCAAAAGGTATACTCAAAACTTTTAAGGCTACACTAGATTTAGAAAATTGGATAAGTGGGGTGTATTTTCTGCCTGACGGTTTAAGAGCCGCAGTAATAGCCATTAATCAGTTGCCCGTGACACCCGAAACGCTGTGGTTTAGACTCTTAGGCAGGGGAAAGGTTCAAAGGCACGCAGTAGAAGAGCTGGTGGCGCTACCAGCAGAGGATCTTGTACGCCGCAATGTACTAGAGATAATTTATAGGTGGCGTATCAGTGTCATGGCACAACCGGAATTAACCCAAGACGAGAGGGAGCTAATTATGAACTTAACCCAGGCATATGAGGAAGCTAGAGCGCAGGCAGTACAAGAGGGAGTACAACAAGGTCAACGTCAAGTCGTTGAAAATTTGCTTAGAGTTAGATTCGGTTCAGTAGATGAAGAACTGTCGAGAGTCGTTGATAGCTTGTTACTATTGTCTCCAGAAGAATTTGCCAATGTATTACTGCAATTAACTAATTTATCTCGTGAAGAACTGTTAGCGAGATTTGCACATTAATAAAAACATTCCTCAACCACATAAAAACTGCAAGCGGTTTGTTTAGAACAGACCGCTTTTTGTATAGAGATATTATGGCTCAACAACGCCAGCAGCAAACATTAACCGAAGTCTTGGCAGCAGATAGTATTTCACAGCAAAAAATCCTTGTAAAACTAGCAGAAATATCTGGGCTTTTGATTGAGTTTCAACAAGCTTACCCTGCAACTTATCAATATCTCTGCACTCAAGGACAAGATGCAACATTAGGCGATGCGATTCAAGCCATAAAAGGCTGTGTGGAAATTTTTAATTAACAACCGATAATCAGGAGAAAATCATGCAAGCGACAAGTAAAATATCCAGTTCATTCATTAACCCCTTATATACCATTGGAGATCGTGTACAGCAGGGGAGAATTATAGGTATAAATCATGTGATGCGAGGTTGGCAGTACACTGTGTTAAATGAAGAATCCAAGCGAACAGTCAAACTAGCAGAATCAGAAATTAAGTTATTGTCTCAGCAAGAAAGAGAAGCGCGAATATTGGCAGAGATTGATTCGCACATGACCCAATTAGTCCTGTTGCAAAAAGAGTTGGATACAGATTTAGAAATTAGTACACCTTTTGGAGAAATTCAACCACCAAGAAAACCAAGTAATCCTATTAATGGAACATCTAGGTTATCTGAGCCGAGAAGGAAAAAAGTTAGTGCTTAGAATTACTGGCTAACTAAAACGGCTACGCCAAAGCAGAAATGAGACTCAAACCTAATTATCCAACAGGGGAGTTAAGAAAAGACTCTCCTGTTTTCTTTGATTTAGTCTCGTCAACCCTAATCCAACTATCAAAATATATGGCGAAAACAAAAAATATTCGGCAAGATTCGACGGCTGTATGTTTGCAATTTCTGCGACATTCTGGTGGTAGAGCAAGGCTCAGTCAAGTCAGCTTTAGTAAAGATACAGTTCAAAAACTGTTGAATCAGGGATTGCTCAAGGTACAAAGAACTGAAATTGGTTACTACCTGGAATTAAAGGAGGTAGCCCTGTTTTGTCACTTTAGGCAGAGGAAAAGTAGAAATCAGGGTGAGTTAGGAAAATAAAAATTGAACTGGTGAGGTTATAAATAATAGATTGAAGTTTAGAAAAACCACTAGATAATTGGGAAATAGGAAAAACTGTTAACCAGGGATATATCAGGTTAAATAAGATAAAAGGTTGGGCAATTAAACGGAGATTGTTGAGAATGTTCTTCCAGCCTTTACCATTATCCCACCAGGGATGAGAAGCGAATTGTGATTGGGTTTCCCCTGGAGAAGGACGCATTTGTTCTGAATGAAGACTAACCATCAGGTAGGCACTACATACAATCTCCCACCATCGTTCAATATCCTCATAGCGAGTAAAACGATAATCAGCCCAACCTAATTCATTCTTACTTTGTTTTAAGCCATATTCAACCCAAGTTCTTAACCCATAGAAATTCCCAACCTCTCTGTGTGTAATGTCGGGATATTTACTCATGACATACCAAGTAGAGTTTCCAGGTAAGTTCTCTGTGTCTGTAGTAATTTGCCAATACCTATGTTCTTCACGTTTGCCGTGAATTATTTCTCGAATAAACCGATTCTCACTGCTTAAGTCAGAGAACACCCTTTTAAACCTTTGCCACTTTAAGTATTGAGTGTACTGCCCTTTAAGCAAGTCTACAGAATGGTTTGAGCGAATTGCCACTAAATAATTTAACTCAAGTTCATCTAGCACTGATATGAAATTCGTCCCGCTCTCTCCATATAAACTATCTGTCAGCACCAAGTTGAATTTGAATCCCATCGACTGTAACTTTCGTATTAGTATTGCCCCGATTTGAGGCTTGGTAAGATACTTATCTCCTGGCTTTAATTTCTCACGAGGCTTGTATACTTCAAACAACAGTGGAAAAGTCATCCCACAAAACACGCCATATGCTGTAACGGCTACAACTCCATTCTCTACTTTCCCCAAATTTCCTATATACTGCCGTTTCACATAATCTGTGGTATTACCTTTCTTTTTATCTCCGGTTTCATCAATGATTAAAATGATTGGTCTTCCTTTTAATATCTCTAAGATTAGTTCTAGACGTAAAGTTCTTAACTTTTCTATATCCCAAGGTGATTTAGTTAAGAAATGATGCAAACCTTGCTGATTATCCAACCCAACAATTTTTGCTATTTCTGGTAATGTTTTCCGTTTTAGTTCGGAAATACAACCTATATGCAGGTATTTAAATGCCTCAAAACTTCTAACATCTGAAAACAGCTTTTTATACCACTGGCAATATTCGTCCACGAATTTGATTGTTTTCATGGGTGAACGAGGCTCTACCATGCTCTATACTTACGTTCTATGTCTTTTACGTTTTTATACTACCGCGAAAGTGACAAATCAGGGGTAGAATCATGCAATTAAACCGAGTCTATGATAGTACCTTGTTATCTTGTAAGAAGGTTTACCAAATACAAGGAACGCTATACAGATATCTCTACAAAACCGGGACAATCCAACATCCTAAGTACCACTTTAGACCAATGCCTGGACAGCGTAAAAAGACTGATTTGGTGATTAATCATAAAACTTTGATTAATCGGTGTGAGGAAGTTGTAGGAATGGTATTAAAAGCCACAGTGATTGATGAGAATACAACACAATTGAAGTTGTTTTAGTATGGCTAAACCAAAACCGCCAATCGTTAAATATCCTATTATGTTGCGGTCGAAGAAAGTAATCTACCGTTCAGTTAGGGATATACAGCAGCTTAAAAATGGTTGTCACTTAGCAACAGCCACTATCAACAAACAATCCTGTATGGTTCAGAAAAAATCAACATACTGGGTTGTGGTGTAGTGATGAATTGATATTTTACAAAGCGTAGTTTGTGACCGCGCACACTGTGAAAGCTACGCTTAAGCAGAGTGAAAAAAATGAGGTAATGAACATGGTACAAGCCATTGCACCTAACGAAAGTTTCTTACAAAATGCCACAATTGAGAGAATTAACTTCTCCAAACTGAATAAGACAAGGATTCGATTTCGCATTCAACTAAAGAACAGTACTAAAAGTGCAGCCCCAAAATGGGCTGATGTGTTGAAAAGTTCAGATACCGATGCAGAATCAGACTTAATTAAAGTCACAAATTCCGAAGTTGGGTTGCGTGGGATAAAGGTATTCAAAGCCTTAGATGAAGCCGCCGCACAGCTAAGGCAAGAAATAGCCTCTGTCCAAGAATGGATGAGTTGTGATAATGGGGATTGGATTTGTCCGATTGATTTAGCTCCCCTGGTATGGAGTCAACTATTAAATATCCGAGATGTAATTGCACCTAGCCTCCGCGCTCAGTTAAAAGATGAGTACCAAAAAGGTTTAGAAGATTTCCAAAATAGGATTGAAGAGTTCATCTCGCTAAATACTTGGGAATTAACACCAGATAAGCAAGAAGAAGTTAAAGCCAACTTGCTCCAAAAATTCCCAACATTATCAGACCTAGAGGAATTTCTGGTGGTAGTCATCGGCTGCCCAGTCATAATCCCATCGCTGTCGGAGCAATTGGACTCTCAGCAGAAAGAATGCCTTAACCAAATCACCCAGTTCATCGAACAGTACAACCAAAACTTAGAGCAAAGTTTACAGCAAGCAGCGATCGCCGGTGGTGAACAACTAGCAGGCCAGTTGTTAGAAGAGATAGCTGATTGGGAACCAGGACGCAAGCCTGTACAGTTCAAAAAGAAGATGGGTGCGATTCGTTGGTTAGTGAATCACGGTAATCAGTCCGTAGATAACTAACCCAGCCATAACCCGATTACGGGGGCGGGCTGAACTCTCGGTTAGATGTAGGTGAAAGCCCTACCAATCAGACTCAGATTTGACTCCTTATCTGCCCACACTGACCAGACTCGGTTTCTGGAGGGTGAAGCTGGGAACAGGGCGCAATCAGACATCCGTTATGGGGTGACACTGGCGCTAACAGGGAGTTCCTACGGTGAAACAGAGCCTTAAAAAGCGATCTACTTTTAAGCGGGACATAACAAACAAAACCCGACTTGACTGGAGCTTATTCCCGCCGCATTTCCATCTGATAGCGGTAAGAGTTTAGGGATTTCAGTGGTCGAATTGGCTACACCTAACGGAACGAAAATCTCACCGAGGGAACGAATAAAAACGAATTGGAGGTCTAAGGGGAGGTCGAAGCCCTGCGTAGGCTGGACGAGTAGCGGAACTCCTTCAATTCGGGTAGGACAAACCGTAATTGGTTTGAGGTGTTCAGAATACACAACCTGGAGCAGAGCATGATTAGACACAGTGATAACACAAGTGAATCATGGAAAACGTTACCTTGGAAGCAATTTCGCCGTAACTTATTCCGCCTACAAAAGCGCGTGTATAAAGCTATTCAAGTTGGCGACAAACGAAAGGCAATGTCACTACAAAAGCTGATGGGAGCAACGCGATTTGGTGAGGTGGGATCAAAAACCAGCGATCGCTAACAACTTTCTTCAGTACTAAAAATATTTCTTATATTAGAAGCCGTATTAATACGTAAGCTATCAACCAATTTCAAGTCTGGTGATGTGTGCAAAAATTTATAAAGGTCAAAAACAAGGTAGGATTCCGGTTAAGTAATCTTTCCAGAGTTTTAACGTCTACCTTTTATGGCAAAAATATAAGTGCAACTCTTGATTTAAACAAGTCAGTTAAAAGTTTTCACTTACAGGTCACAAAACTTTTAGAATTTACAAATATCACAGAGTGGGATGGAAAAAAGCTGAGAGAACGAGAAAAAGAAATTAGAGAACAGGCAATGATTTTAGCAGGTCAATGTATAGCTGTTTTATTATATAATCTTTCCGTATCCCCAAAAATCTAAACTATTCTGTTAGTCAAACACAGGGATGGAGAAATTTAAATACACAAAAACATGGTTCTAAAAAGCGAAAAATAGTAACAATTGGAAACGTCGAAGTAACTTTAACTTTACCTTATGTACTTGAACGGAATCCCACAAGTAAAGAATCTGATAATCCTCTGCTCAATGAGCCAAAAATAAAAACTTCAAATCAAGGATTTTGTCCGTTTTAAAGTGGCTAGGGATGTCTGAAGGTATTACCCCTCTAGTCTGGTCAATAATCGCAAAATATGGTGCGATCGCTAGTTCTTTCGATGCAGCACGTTCGACGCTAACGGATTGGGGAATAAATGTTAGTTTAAAACGAATCGAACGCCTGACTTACCTTTTGGTGAAATTGGTATTAATCTACGCCAATCAAAAATATTAAATCTGGAGATGAACCACTTATCTAATAGTAATGTTCTCAAAAGCCAACGAGTTGTAATCGCTGTAGATGGTGGAAGAACTAAAATTAGGTTTAATAAAAAGGTAGACGCAGTAAGAAAACAAACCGTCATGGCTTTGTTGGTGAATGGATGGAGCCAAAGTTACTAACAATTTATGTAGTAAATGAAGAAGGTAAAAAAAATTAGGACATCGACAATACCTATTACGAATGATGGCACAT
Above is a window of Nostoc sp. MS1 DNA encoding:
- a CDS encoding helix-turn-helix domain-containing protein, with product MASDEKTQEVVMLPLSEVGSIKWTQHRGQKMRLLRGNLTLVALAKKLAEHEIEISRQYLNRMETDPEVKGASPELVMGLCKVLNCSLAELLCLKETKIVQLGVDNGNF
- a CDS encoding IS701 family transposase, translating into MVEPRSPMKTIKFVDEYCQWYKKLFSDVRSFEAFKYLHIGCISELKRKTLPEIAKIVGLDNQQGLHHFLTKSPWDIEKLRTLRLELILEILKGRPIILIIDETGDKKKGNTTDYVKRQYIGNLGKVENGVVAVTAYGVFCGMTFPLLFEVYKPREKLKPGDKYLTKPQIGAILIRKLQSMGFKFNLVLTDSLYGESGTNFISVLDELELNYLVAIRSNHSVDLLKGQYTQYLKWQRFKRVFSDLSSENRFIREIIHGKREEHRYWQITTDTENLPGNSTWYVMSKYPDITHREVGNFYGLRTWVEYGLKQSKNELGWADYRFTRYEDIERWWEIVCSAYLMVSLHSEQMRPSPGETQSQFASHPWWDNGKGWKNILNNLRLIAQPFILFNLIYPWLTVFPISQLSSGFSKLQSIIYNLTSSIFIFLTHPDFYFSSA